From a single Fusobacterium perfoetens genomic region:
- a CDS encoding pseudouridine synthase: protein MRLDKFLTECGLGSRREVKNLIDSKKISVNGNFKISSKDNIDENKDIIKYEENILSYKEFRYYILNKKSGYVTAVEDPRDKTVMDLLPDWVIKKDLAPVGRLDKDTEGLLLLTNDGQLNHKLLSPKSHVDKTYIAHTEKDFDENDLEKLRNGVDIGGYITMPAEAKKIGEKILSLTIREGKFHQVKKMVEAIDNKVIYLKRISFGKLVLGDMELGEVKEINLEDII, encoded by the coding sequence ATGAGATTAGATAAATTTTTAACAGAATGTGGGTTAGGGAGTAGAAGAGAGGTTAAAAATTTGATTGACAGCAAAAAAATATCTGTTAATGGAAATTTTAAAATTTCTTCAAAGGATAATATAGATGAGAATAAAGACATCATAAAATATGAAGAAAATATCTTATCATATAAAGAGTTTAGATACTATATTCTTAATAAAAAATCTGGCTATGTAACAGCAGTGGAAGACCCAAGAGATAAAACAGTAATGGATCTTCTGCCAGACTGGGTAATAAAAAAAGATTTAGCACCTGTTGGTCGTTTGGATAAAGATACAGAGGGACTTTTGTTACTTACAAATGATGGGCAACTTAATCACAAACTTTTATCTCCAAAAAGCCATGTTGATAAAACATATATCGCCCATACAGAAAAAGATTTTGACGAAAATGATTTGGAAAAATTAAGAAATGGTGTTGATATAGGTGGATATATAACAATGCCAGCTGAGGCAAAAAAAATCGGTGAAAAAATACTTTCTCTAACTATCAGAGAGGGAAAATTCCACCAAGTAAAAAAAATGGTTGAGGCAATAGATAATAAAGTAATCTACCTTAAAAGAATATCTTTTGGGAAATTAGTTCTAGGAGATATGGAGCTTGGAGAGGTAAAAGAGATAAACTTAGAAGATATAATATAA
- a CDS encoding tyrosine-type recombinase/integrase, protein MLDFDLINRNSNEVTTRRRKKRDKENKKSIFEIYRSEKTMKDYLFYLNNFLLFVYDNGEPIQKDEVIELMSDITEEDIEDYLSHLLYERNLKKTSVNKIMSALKSLYKELEKYNIQNPLKHIKLFKTGRNLDNILKVSYEDIKNILKNYKVTGEKEYRNTIIMYTLFYTGMRSQELLDLEYRNILKRDEDYFIKIEKSKSGKELYKPIHPTLVEKLKEFKDYIMKMYGFSSEDMEERFVFSSHYEKNTKLSYKALYNIIQDMGKVVGLDISPHNIRHAIATELSSNGADLLEIRDFLGHSDTRVTEIYINAKSLLDKKVISKIPE, encoded by the coding sequence ATCTTGGATTTTGATTTAATAAATAGAAATTCTAATGAAGTTACTACCAGACGTCGTAAAAAAAGAGATAAAGAGAATAAAAAATCTATATTTGAAATCTATAGAAGTGAAAAAACGATGAAAGATTATCTTTTCTATCTAAATAATTTTTTACTTTTTGTTTATGACAATGGAGAGCCAATCCAAAAAGATGAGGTTATAGAACTTATGTCAGATATAACAGAGGAGGATATTGAGGACTATCTTTCTCATCTTTTATATGAAAGAAATCTAAAAAAAACTTCTGTTAATAAGATTATGTCGGCTCTTAAATCTCTGTACAAGGAACTTGAAAAATATAATATTCAAAATCCACTAAAGCATATTAAACTTTTTAAAACTGGAAGAAATCTTGATAATATTTTAAAAGTTTCCTATGAAGATATAAAAAATATTCTGAAAAATTATAAGGTTACTGGGGAAAAAGAGTATAGAAACACAATTATTATGTACACACTTTTTTATACAGGAATGAGAAGTCAGGAACTTTTGGATTTGGAATATAGAAATATTTTAAAAAGAGATGAGGACTATTTTATAAAAATAGAAAAATCTAAAAGTGGTAAGGAACTTTATAAACCTATTCACCCTACTCTTGTGGAAAAATTAAAAGAGTTTAAAGATTATATAATGAAGATGTATGGATTTTCATCTGAGGATATGGAAGAGAGATTTGTTTTTTCTAGCCACTATGAAAAAAATACTAAACTTTCTTATAAGGCTTTATACAATATAATTCAAGATATGGGAAAAGTTGTGGGGCTTGATATCAGTCCACATAATATAAGACACGCAATAGCCACAGAACTTTCATCAAATGGAGCTGACCTTTTGGAAATTAGAGATTTTCTTGGACATTCAGATACAAGGGTTACTGAGATTTATATCAATGCAAAATCTTTACTTGATAAAAAAGTTATATCAAAAATACCAGAATAA
- a CDS encoding YbaK/EbsC family protein — translation MSLQSVKDYFKENNLPLEVSETEKETGTVAEAAVAFGIEEDEIAKTMSFVLKSGECILILMKGTARVDNKKFKENFKEKAVMVPFDRVEELTGHIPGGVCPFGLKKDLRIFLDKTLKEFDIVYPAGGTPHSAVKITVNMLADVTKGQWIDVTK, via the coding sequence ATGAGTTTACAAAGTGTTAAAGACTATTTTAAAGAAAATAATTTACCCTTAGAGGTAAGTGAAACAGAAAAAGAAACAGGTACAGTGGCTGAGGCAGCTGTGGCTTTTGGAATAGAAGAGGACGAGATTGCAAAAACTATGAGTTTTGTCTTAAAAAGTGGAGAGTGTATCTTAATTCTTATGAAAGGAACAGCTAGAGTTGATAATAAAAAATTTAAAGAAAACTTCAAAGAAAAAGCTGTAATGGTGCCTTTTGATAGAGTAGAGGAACTTACTGGTCATATTCCAGGTGGAGTTTGTCCTTTTGGATTAAAAAAAGATTTAAGAATATTTTTAGATAAAACTTTAAAAGAATTTGATATTGTTTATCCAGCTGGAGGTACACCACATTCGGCGGTAAAAATCACTGTTAATATGCTAGCTGATGTAACCAAAGGTCAATGGATAGATGTTACAAAATAA
- a CDS encoding TrmH family RNA methyltransferase, with amino-acid sequence MLQINSKDNNLFKRIKKLKQKKYREQERLFLAEGIKFLDFLKTPEFIFIDGDFDYSSIQERLDRFSSEKYILSSQLFKQLTSQEHSQGVILVYSYEEYSLDDLEDNIVVLDKVSDPGNLGTIIRTVDASGFKDIILTTGSVDCFNEKTIRSTMGSIFNVRISYLDEDKMIELLREKNYKLIATALDKTSVPYTEMTLANKNAIIFGNEGNGIGEKLLKEADEKVIIPIYGTAESLNVAMACGIIIYKVRELLK; translated from the coding sequence ATGCTACAAATAAATAGTAAAGATAATAATCTTTTTAAAAGAATAAAAAAATTAAAACAGAAAAAATATAGAGAGCAGGAGAGACTTTTTTTAGCAGAGGGGATAAAATTTTTAGATTTTTTAAAAACTCCAGAATTTATTTTTATAGATGGGGATTTTGATTATTCTTCTATTCAAGAAAGACTTGATAGATTTTCTTCAGAAAAATATATTCTATCTTCCCAACTTTTTAAACAACTAACTTCTCAAGAACATTCACAAGGAGTTATATTAGTTTATAGTTACGAAGAATATTCTCTTGATGACTTAGAAGATAATATAGTTGTTCTCGACAAAGTTTCAGACCCAGGAAATCTTGGAACAATTATAAGAACAGTTGATGCAAGTGGATTTAAAGATATAATTTTAACTACTGGTAGCGTTGATTGTTTTAATGAAAAAACTATAAGAAGTACAATGGGATCTATCTTTAATGTAAGAATATCTTATCTTGATGAAGATAAAATGATAGAACTTTTAAGAGAAAAAAATTATAAACTTATAGCCACTGCTTTAGATAAAACTTCTGTTCCTTACACAGAGATGACGTTGGCTAATAAAAATGCCATTATATTTGGTAATGAGGGAAATGGAATAGGAGAGAAACTTTTAAAAGAGGCTGATGAAAAAGTTATAATTCCAATCTATGGAACTGCTGAGTCTTTAAATGTGGCTATGGCTTGTGGAATTATAATCTATAAAGTAAGGGAACTTTTAAAATAA
- a CDS encoding PD-(D/E)XK nuclease family protein, translated as MKRPNLFYHATKELSQDAFLCYVFSYFNEEYKNSYPKEYEFSKLFIKEIFKRLNINIEPKKLEIKRQHLNIDILLIVNDLIYIVIEDKIHATEGDKQIEKYKEKVSIEYKVNEENIYSLYYKTGDESYRSLENKKSYNNFIYMMREDIISIFENYTGDNIIILDYIENLKSMEEERNNFRNIDLRKEKLSWNEIVGLYNQIDKEFYSLKENGNFPKDSNGEENFFNWGDVHNQGGNFLAYYLYEGLRYEKYHFYPQIEANENYFRLVIKSNPWRKELEEQFDLDKLYKSLEILKKHFGNSIEKPKRFKAKSETMTVGVFNDWLVLDENGHINTKETALNINEKFKILISLKEELKDLI; from the coding sequence ATGAAAAGACCAAATTTATTTTATCACGCAACAAAGGAGTTATCTCAAGACGCATTTTTGTGTTATGTTTTTTCTTATTTTAATGAGGAGTATAAAAATTCTTATCCAAAAGAGTATGAATTTTCAAAGCTTTTCATTAAAGAGATTTTTAAAAGATTGAATATTAATATTGAACCTAAAAAGCTAGAAATAAAAAGACAACATCTAAATATAGATATACTTTTAATAGTTAATGATTTAATCTATATTGTAATTGAGGATAAAATTCACGCTACTGAAGGAGACAAACAAATAGAAAAATATAAGGAAAAAGTATCTATTGAATATAAAGTGAATGAAGAAAATATTTATTCATTATATTATAAAACTGGTGATGAAAGTTATCGTTCTTTGGAAAATAAAAAAAGCTATAATAATTTTATCTATATGATGAGAGAGGATATAATCTCTATCTTTGAAAATTATACTGGGGATAATATAATAATCTTAGACTATATTGAAAATTTAAAATCTATGGAAGAAGAGAGAAATAATTTTAGAAATATAGACTTAAGAAAAGAAAAACTATCTTGGAATGAAATAGTAGGATTGTATAATCAAATTGATAAAGAGTTTTATTCTTTAAAAGAAAATGGAAATTTTCCTAAAGACTCTAATGGAGAGGAAAATTTTTTCAATTGGGGAGATGTTCATAATCAAGGTGGCAATTTTTTAGCTTACTACCTTTATGAAGGTTTAAGATACGAAAAATATCATTTTTATCCTCAAATAGAGGCTAATGAAAATTATTTTAGATTAGTAATTAAATCAAATCCTTGGAGAAAAGAACTAGAAGAACAATTTGATTTAGATAAATTATATAAATCTTTAGAAATTCTTAAAAAACATTTCGGAAATTCCATTGAAAAACCTAAAAGATTTAAAGCGAAATCTGAAACAATGACAGTTGGAGTTTTTAATGATTGGTTAGTTTTAGATGAGAATGGACATATTAATACAAAAGAAACTGCATTAAATATCAATGAAAAATTTAAAATTCTTATTAGTTTAAAAGAGGAACTCAAAGATTTAATATAA